From Periophthalmus magnuspinnatus isolate fPerMag1 chromosome 1, fPerMag1.2.pri, whole genome shotgun sequence:
GTTCAGAGGACTGACTGTAGGCCTGAGGATTTAAAATGACTGGatcttgatttgattaaaataaaaataaaaattaaatgcaCAGCCCTAGTGCTGAATAAGAATAAGATAACATTTTCTATAGGCAGTGTGATCAGTGTAGTAAAAAGGCCCATAGCTGTTACAGTGACTAGACCCATAATTATAGTAAATCTAGATGAATGGAAAAATAGTTAAGTTAGGAACTACAAATAGCTCTGTCATTTTCCTTTAGTAGAGTGGTCATCAAAGGGAAACTGACTGCCGCCCCCTGATCCATCCAGACCTTGGTGATACAGTGTTAAAGTGGAGGGCAACAGGTGGGGTGATTTTTGGGAAGCTGCTCTATCTTTAGCGGGACAGGAAGAGGTCTGTGTGAGAATGTGTGGAGGAAATGAGGTGCATGGGGGCACCTGCTGTTTAGGCTGAACCTCAAAGGGATTCCAGTGATGACAGCTTTGTGACAGGAAAATGAGCTGTTGCTGCCGGTTACAAGTGCGTACACACTCAGGTCCTTatggtaggcctgtcacgataattactatatcaacttattgtttaGTATTATTGTGCgtgcattttctttgcaataatgaggagctgctttttatttgttgcagcacAGGCCTTTTAATGTTACCGTCTATTTTAAAATTAGTTCAGTGGAATTATCacgctttgtgtcagtggcataaagtagtttcaatattatggtttattgtgatatttctctCTAGTGATATATTGTGCTATCAGGCCGACTTCATGGCACATGTGTGCACTCACCTCACGAGCGATCTGTTTGCTTGTGAGGCTGAAACTGAAGAGTCTAGAAGCTCTGTTTTTAAGTAGGTGTCTGTAAAATACAAGTGCAAGTTTAAAGTGATGCAGGGTCATGCCAGAGGATTAGGTCATCAAGTGTAATACAACACTGAACTAGAAGTGATCACATTCAAAATAGCTATTGCTCATATCTACATTTACAACAGCGCTGCTTAAGATCAAAGTTTTTTGTCAATGTAAGAAATCcacttaaaaaatattaatcCAGGTGTAAGATCTATCATTTCTAAAAGTATGTCACATTTCTGATGAACTGCATAATCTGTGCCAATATGCTTCTTTTGAACACGAAGGTTTGATTTaattataacacaaaaaaagcaCACACCTGTTTTTACATCAGAGCCAAAGTAGACTACTGCACCAGGAAATAAGTcagccttaaaaaaaacaagagacaAGAACAGAAACCTTAGAACATTTTCACCGCACATCTTATTTTCTGCAAACCATAGACAACAGCAAACACAAAACTGCCTCCTAGTGCGAACCACCACATCCAAGAGGGGCCTCAGCTCTGTCCTGGAGATGGTTCATAACTGCGGGTTCTGAACGACTAACCATAGATCTTTGAAGTGGAACCACAAAATGAGTACCAATCAAATGGTTAGTGCACACTTTCACCCCTGCAGCACAAACTCCTCTGAAGAGCTGCTCCTAATGGTTTTAATGGACCAATCTGAGGCAGGAAATTATCAAGCGTACAATTATGAGGCAGCAGCACAGACAGGCAGGCTGCAGTTCTGTCTGTCACATTAACGTCACTGTCATTCCTGTGTggaggagaaatggagagagggatCTGCGAtgccaaaataaacaaagattTAGTGACATCATTGGACATTTACGATtttaagtgttgtttttatagTGTTGTTGAGTGACTGGAATACTTTACCTTGAGGATCAAAAGGTTTAAGGTTATGATCCTAAGCGGACCGTGATGTTACACAGTGCTGTGTGTTGTCATGACAcacaaatttcaaactcaatttcaatactaaaggAAAAGACTCAATATTCTATAGCAGTTTTGATACAATAACGCcaataaaaagtaaactttTCAGATAACAGGAGGTAAATTGGAACAAaaatgacagttttttttttaatattgcatGGTTCTGTACCAGACTTCGATACAGATCATTCAGGAAAGGGCCAGTTTTATcacatttgattattttccccagtATTGATAGAAGTTTTAGTATCAGCTATCTGAGTTTAgctttttgacaaccctactagtGTACAGTTCAGAGGCAGCAGGGGCATGAGACTATTGCACTGGAGGTTAAACAGGTGGTGCAGTTGGTTTGGGACGAGGTTCCGATCAGGAAAAACGCACTGGATTGGTAACAGTAAATCAGTTCAGGGTTAAGTTGTTTAATTAATGTGATAAGACTTTTCACCGGCAGATATtggcaaaaacaatattttaacttttatttatacaatttaGTCCTACAGTTACTTTGGGTATAAATATCAGTTGCTTATTACGATcagttttgtaataaaatattgGTGGTTTAAGGGAAATCAAATTATTGACTTTGTCCCTGGTATTGGTTCATATCAGGTATATTAGCAGACACTTAAAGCCAATCAGTATCAGGTCAGAAAAGGCTGGGTCCAAGTTTCTATTTGCTATATACTCTTTGTTTTTGATAGTGAGCTTATTTATGTCTATTCTGAAACATTTTCATATTGCACTGGCTATGAATAGGAAAATACCATCTCCACTACAACAACACTGTCCTTTCTGTGTCCCTTCATTACCCGAGTTGGTCAGATGCTAAATTAGGACGGTCTGGCCTAATTGCTATTATTGCAGCGCTCTGAACAGGAAACAATGTGTTACAGTGGCCCAGCAGGCATCCTAGCTATGCACTCCCCCTGACAGGCGCACCTTTGGCGGGCGGGACGGGGCAATGGGACAGGACTGTTACATGCTGTGATGGGAGGCAGACGTGTAGGGGTGCAGGAGGGGACCGTGTATCAAAGGGCTGTGATACATTCCTTTCTTGACATGACACAAAGTGATTAAAGTGAGCATTTGAGGCAGACAGACAGTGAGCACATATGCGTCTTCGAAGTGTGGCACGCGAGAATTAAAGATTTTGCGCCCAGAGATTGATGTATGCTGCCCGTAGGAGCTTAAGGATtgtgttttggtgtgtttttaagGCCCTAATGGAGAGAGACATGGGGGTGAAGGGGAGTGGTATGAGGGGGACAATGGAGGGGCGCAGCTGAAGGGAAAATGCAGCTCACAAcaggattaaaaaaacaaaacaaaaaacaaaacatgcaacacTTGACTCAGTTCAAGAACTAAACTTTCATTTGAAAGGCCAGTGACAATGTTGTCTTTTGTACCGATCCCTTTGAGGAGTAAATCTTGTTTATGATCATGACGTcgcatataaaacaaatgttctCCAATTTAGTCTAGCTTATTCAAATTCTGTCTTTCTTAACAGTGGGCACAAATACAACTCAAAAATCAAAGTAACATAGTTCATTGTGTATGTCTTAATTCTCATTATTGGAACAGCTCTGAACTCAAAGGCAACAAAGCATCAAGGCTGCCCGTtgctgtgagagagagagagggtgcgTGTCAAGATCAAAGTGAGGCCTGTATTAACCCCATGTGCCAGTCTGGGAAAAATCAGGCCCAGCTGGGGTCAAGGACAGTGGAGCGAGGGAACAAGTGTGAGACGGGAATGTGCCGGGCCTTTGAAGACGAGCAGGGGCCCAAGCATCCATTTTACTCTCACTACATTTGTGTACAGCGGACAAGAGCTCAAAAGGGGCAGGGTTTAGAGCGGTTGTTTTGTGATGAGAGAACTGTTAATGAATTTGGCCAAGATTGAGTCTGAGGGGTTGAGGGGTTCCTACCTGGTAAAGTGTCACTGAAGAATCTTTCAGAATGGTTTTAGGTGGAGTGATaactgaaagaaagaaaatggtgCAGctgaaacaataacatctgcCAGCAGTAACTAGTCATTAGGAGTATACATGCTGCAATGCCTGCACCCCATTATAGAGAATATAATTCATTTGTATAATACATATCACTgttaaatttgtatattttattaattacttTGTTCACCATGTTTAAGgtccaacaaaaataaataatgtaaaagtattaaccAAACTGGCATTTAAAGATCATAGTCTTTACATCAATACTTGGTAATACACCCTTTGAAAATACTCACATAAGTAGAAAGACAGTTGTGGATCTTCTAAGTGACTTCTGACAAACTGCCTCACAGCGCCCACTGGACACACAAACAAGAGTGTCAATAAGCCCATGATCTGTGTACAAAACCTTTCATTGATGTTTCATGTGGAAAGTCCCTGTTTGTTGTCAtgctctgctgctgttgttgttttgcctctGGGCTGAGGTGGGTCTGAATTACAGAGCTCATTCATATTTGGGGTCTCAGTGTCACCCTGGTGTGGCTGCCGTCATAACAGTCATGAATGTGGTGAGGGAGCCACAAGTAGCTTTAACATAGCAGCCATACCTGTGGCTAGCCATCTGAAATGAGcagtacacgcacacacacacagacacgcacacacacacacagacacgcacacacacacacagacacgcacacacaccgacacacacctGTCTCCAGCGGCCTGAAGAAACCCTGCAGAACGTGTCTGTCTGGGAACTGGATCCTCAGGACCACCTGGAACACAGACACTGTTATGTACGAACATCAACTATTGACTACAATACAGCAGTGTGGTCCAAAACAGTTTGGCAAAGCAGCATGAGTTCATCTTTTACAAATGAGGAAGTAGCAGAGCACCAGTATACTTTTCTCTAGAACATGGGCTGTAGTATGATTAATTGGTAGTAGTAACAAAGTAATCCATGGttcttttattttcaaactgtgccaaGTGTGTCCCAAACCACACCATCTGGTACATGTAATCTTCATAATTAATGAAGATAAAGTTCATGAAATGAGAGCGCTCACTTTCGGATATCGCTGCATCTTCTCCCTCATCTGGGCTTCTCTCAGAGCTTTAGTCATGAGTGGAGCCTCCTCCAGGAGTTTCCTGTAACAGAGGCATAAACATATGAAATACAAGAAACATACGTGAGGGCGACCACAGGAAAGAGGAGCTCTGACAGTGTGTGTGGCCATGAGGAGCACCTCTGTGGTGGGACAGATTCCAGTCTGTGTAATTGTAGTCATTCACACAAAGCCAGAGCAGACAGACATTAAGTGATGTCCCTGGATTACCACCAAGTGTCTTTTAGGGTAGGAgatgaaataaaatatgcaaGATTAAGAAAACAAGCGTAAATACaagaaaacataactccaggtatgtcggAACACGGATACAAGTACTGAACACTACTAAgacattttatagttttttttaccTCTCACTCTTGAGCTGGGCAAACCGTTTCCGAACATCATCAACCGTGACTTCAAAGAACTCATCAGGGAGGTCCGTGTCGTTGGAATGGTGTAACTGACAGTCCATATGGTACACAAGTGACTCCCTCTCCACCGACTACAGATGAAAGGCCATAAGTGTACAGAACCTCCTTGGTTTTGAAAATTCCTGCCCCAATTTACCTCCAGAAATTCTTCTGCTTGGCCCATGTCTTCTTCATGGCAGACTTCTGGCTATCAAAACGAAttatttaaatggtttatttggCATAAGTATCATGTGCTCTTCCAAAAACGTCCCAGATAGTAGTTAAACCATGAGGCATATGAAGGcattttacttgagttttataGGTTTTGCTAGACTACCgacaaacaatacaaaaataaataaagacaccCCTTTGGTTTAGAAAAgcacattaaaattacaaagcTGAAACTGAGCAAGTTTATACTGTGGCTGAGTCTCACCTTGCTGTTTGACTTGTGAGATGACTTTGGTTTCTTGGCTTTGGGTGATTCAACCACACAGCCCTGTCCTACCCATGATGGTTGCACTGAAGCAGCCCCGCCCGGACCGCCCAGTCTCTGCCCCCCTCCAAAGAACGGGATAAATGGGGCGGATAGGGTAGGTAGGGCTGATGGGGCAGACAGGGCATGggtagaggaggagcagcacgGTACCTCTGACATTGGGACTAGAGGTTCTTTAGGCCGCACTGCATCCTGGGAGTTCATGCCTTTGTCTTGTTGCTCAGGGACTGAACTGGTTGGACATGTGGCATCATCAGTATTTGCTGTGGGTGGGATTGGCTTTGGCCTGTCTGTGCTCGAGCTCGGCTCGTCTGGAGTCAACCTTTCAGGCTGCAGGGGAGCAGGGTCAAGTCGAGAGACGGGGTGTGGTATGTTTTCAACAGGTGCAGGTGCCACAGAGGTCGGTTCAATAGGCTTCTCACCGTTCTGCTCTTCGTGCATTTTGTTCCTTTTGATCAAAAAcctataaatacataaatacatcatTTAATGTAACAGTGCTAAGAAATTATTTTCTTCAATTAATCAATTAGTTGTTATTCTTGTTTTGATTAATACATTAGTTGTTTAGAAAGCAAAAGGCCTGTGAATAAGAGATTTTTCCTAAACTGGACCCAGATAAAGCTCAAGTGAACCTGCTTGAGGCCATCCTAGTGGAACACTTTTACAGACAAAAGAGTttttatcaaaaacacaaaatttataCTGTGTTATTTGTATGTAACTCCTCATCTGTCTGAGTCATAAAACCTCTTCTGTCAGCTCATGACATTTGGAGCCTATCTATAAAACAATTAACGATTATTTGATTTCTGAAATAGCTGACAACTCTTTCAAGAAGCCATAATTTCAATAACAGATTTTAGTTTTTGCATTGAGAGAAggactttctttctctcatttgTCCCATCCTTGTGTTTAAGCAATGAGAATTATTGAAAAGGTCAGATAATGTTTCAAAGATTGTTGAATATGCTATCCTCttctaaaaaatgaaaattaaatgcAAGCAAGGAAAAGCATAATACTTTCTCTTTAATCATTTAACAAACCTGACAATGGCACTTCCTCCTGTGAGACCAAGAGACTTGAGAGTGGCATTTTTGAGAGCTTCTTCTCCAGCCacctgcgcacacacacacacacacaccccccccacacacacagagctataAAAGCAGCAGTCTTTTGCCTTAAATAAGAGTTTAATGAACACAGCGCACCTCATCCCTCATGTAAACACAGACTGGGATGGCTCCTGACTCAGACAGCTGCAGCACACTGCAAAGATGGAGATAACCCAAAGAAAAGACTTAAATTATAGGTCACAGTTGAAGATTGGACTTTTTGTACAATAACAGAAGTGAATTGTTCAGAGAATACCAACTCTGTAATCATGCAATAAAAGCTTGTGCAATGTGGTGGCACGCTGAGAGCATGTGTAACCCATGTGTGCACAACCAGTGTAGACACTAATTGAGCCATAAATATTTTACTATTGTTCTCCTCAATGAAGAATATCAAAGCGTCCCCTTTCACACCATTCCTATGGCTTTTATCTTTGAGTGGAGCAAATACTGATTTCATGGAAGTGTAACTTCCTTGGGAAAAAGCAGTGATGTCATGTTACAGAGATGGTCCCAGCACCTGGGCCAGCACAGCTGGAACTACTGAACAACAGCTGCAGGTCTTAGATGTGTGTGAAAATGGTACAAAGAAGTAGAAGAACGTGATCTGGAAGAGTCTTGTATGTACTAACCAGGTTTATTTTGTATCTCTATTCAAAACTAATATGGGTGGTAGGAAAACAGACCTGATCTGAGGGAAGTGTGTGAGCAGTTCCCACAGACTCTGTCCCGATGAGAAAGAGCCCTGCAGACGAGAGCCATCCTCCATCTGCAGAGCGATTCGCACCTGAAAAGAACAATgaccatttattttatatcatcATGTaagatagtattttttttttatttctttttaacaacaattcaatatatgaacataCCTATGCCATTAATTGAACATTTAGGAAGATACTCTTTTATATAACACAAAGCTCAGCCtactattaaataaaatactttgaaacatttcagAGTCTTTTGTGCAGTTTATTCCAAGAACACAAAGAGGAAACCAGCTTTATTAAGCATCAAAGTCTCAGTAGGTGGCCGTTTATTAGCCCTTTTGGATCCATCTGAAAGAATTCTGATAATAAAACTGCACATGTTGGATCACCTCTTACAACAATAGACGTGAGCGTTAGTTGTTCTAGTATTTGAGTTGATCTACAAGCtgtttatgttgtttatgtCAGAACAGCACACCAAAGGAGATCAAAAGGAGCACCTTGGACTCGCACACACGGCTTGGCTCAGTGCACTGGTTATTTGGACAGCCTGTGCTAAGAGAATGTACGAGGAGGGTCTGTGTGTAAAAATCTGTGAGATATCAACAGTCAACAATCCATCAAATGAACAAGAAGCACACATCAAACCCAGACGCACTTTAACAGCTTGGATCATaaccatgtgatgtcataggAAAATACAGCTCAGCCACAGTGTTATACTCTGGCATACAGCTTTATTTGCAGGAACAAGTATGACTATTGGAGCAGCTATTCTGAAATACTACAACTCATTAGTGAATCTGCTAGTCCCCATGCAGATGCACGCCAAAAGTCTTTATCATCAATTACATGTAACAAACTGacgtctgagagtatgacatatTTACAACATCACTGCAGTGCATATATTTTCCAACTACATCTGATCCATTTATTAAGCCTCACCTGGCTGTCCGCAGCCGTCGTTTTCTTTGTACTTGGCACCATTTCAAGTTTAGCATTGTTGGGCAGGTTGGCAAATCTCCACTGCAGCGTCAAATCCAGAACCGTTCTTTgaaatctgttaaaaaaaaaaaaaatccacaagtGAACCAAGTTAAAGTCGTAACGAATGTAAATACAAAACGAACGTGTTAGCTGTTTTAACCGAGGCGGTGTGTAAAATgaccaaccaaaacaaaatagctTAAAGCCTGTAACAGTACTGAGTTCACACGATACCCACTTCAGACCGTGATCTTCTGAACTAAACCCGTGCTTTATGCAGACATCCTCCAGCACCT
This genomic window contains:
- the aspscr1 gene encoding tether containing UBX domain for GLUT4, which encodes MAASGTAVTVLTPNGRRQTVKVSPNTPLLQVLEDVCIKHGFSSEDHGLKFQRTVLDLTLQWRFANLPNNAKLEMVPSTKKTTAADSQVRIALQMEDGSRLQGSFSSGQSLWELLTHFPQISVLQLSESGAIPVCVYMRDEVAGEEALKNATLKSLGLTGGSAIVRFLIKRNKMHEEQNGEKPIEPTSVAPAPVENIPHPVSRLDPAPLQPERLTPDEPSSSTDRPKPIPPTANTDDATCPTSSVPEQQDKGMNSQDAVRPKEPLVPMSEVPCCSSSTHALSAPSALPTLSAPFIPFFGGGQRLGGPGGAASVQPSWVGQGCVVESPKAKKPKSSHKSNSKPEVCHEEDMGQAEEFLESVERESLVYHMDCQLHHSNDTDLPDEFFEVTVDDVRKRFAQLKSERKLLEEAPLMTKALREAQMREKMQRYPKVVLRIQFPDRHVLQGFFRPLETVGAVRQFVRSHLEDPQLSFYLFITPPKTILKDSSVTLYQADLFPGAVVYFGSDVKTDTYLKTELLDSSVSASQANRSLVSILPSQTPPGSSQDQEEPEPSPEQNMDTSEPSHEEPPSQSQAPKPRPDPGKVPKWLKLPGKK